The window GCAGGGTGAAGCATAATCAAAGATATTACTGATCATGTTCATTCTGTTTCAATTTCTTCACGCCCATGTGCTGAAAACATACATGGGCTGGCAGGATCCCTTGTGAGTGATCTGTTCAGGCCAATATTAATACATTTGCTAGAGACCTTTACAGTACCAGTGACCCACTGGTGTTGGCGAAGGGAACCTGACAAGAATGTTGTCTGTGAGCTGGAAGACTTGCCCAGTGttcctgaaattattttcagtgcaGCTTAATATCTGGTCCAGTCTTCATATTTGGAATAATACAGCATTTGGGTTTAAAACTACCTGCCTTTTTCCCATctggaaagctttttttctggttgGTTATTAGCAAATGACATATGTATTCTGCAGTAAGCCTGTTGCAGAAAACCCAAAGGATTTAGTTCCCCTGAAAGCTCCCATTCCTGGCCAAAAACAAACCTGTGTTTTCCAAGACCTTAGGAGCACAAGAGCTCCTACTCTTTTAGTCTAATCTGCTTTATCTGCTGTGAGACACTCTGTATATTTATATACTGAGCAACTGCAGGACATCAGTTTCCATTCTTatcaaacacaaatatttaccTGATCCAAGGTCTCCTGAGATCCTTGACACTCTGAAACATGCAGTTTAACTAGAGAAatctattttttccctcagtttaaTTTTAGTTGGGTTTCAGGGTATTTTCTTAGCaactaagtattttttttaaatgaaggaacACTCCTACACATTACCACTTTGTTTTACTCACCAACTCAGCTCTGCAGACTCTGTAATACACTTTCTCAGCCGCAATTCCTGTCAATAAGGAAACTAGGAATTGTTTCAACATTAATTGTCCGTGAGGAATTGAAACAAAGAAGCCGATGAGCAATTTATATTATAAATTTAATGGAGAcgttccatttaaaaatatcacaCATGGTGTGGCGAAGCAGTCAACGGATTTCTGTTTACCTCTGTGAGCATCTCCAAGGGCATGAAGAGAGGTCCTGCAGGATGCCAGCTAAAGGAATGCAGGTGAGAGGAGCTATTTCTGCGCTAAATAATGTGGGGAATTTGGAGGGTCATGAGGTTTTTGAGCCTTGCCCTTTGCAAGCCACAGACTCAAGATTAGGAGTGTTGGTTTTGCCTCTTCTCTCCAATTTTGTGCAGCTTTAAGTGGCATCAACTGACATCCCTTTTCCCagtccctttcccatccctgccagggaTTAAGGTGATAATCTGGGCTGAGATGACCCTCTTCCAAACATCCACTCCCTGATTGAGCAGCCTTATTTCCCACACTGTCCCAAGGAAAGGTGTCTGTGTGTTCAGAGAGTGGGAACAGCAACCGCCGGGTTTTGCAGGACATCACCCCCGGGTGTTCCAGATAACATCCTGCAGGGCTGACCAGGAGGGGACACGGACATGAACAAAATGGCAAAACAAACCAACGCAATTGCTAGTCCGGGATAAAAATTGTGCGGAAAACACATAAATATCAACGTATAAATAGTTCATTTTGTTTGCAGTAATGAGATTTAACAACACTGTGCATTGGCATTGAGCCGGCTCAGCCAACTGTTGAATTTATTCTCTGACAGATTGTTTTTAAATCCGTAACTCACTGGTGTGCCCAGCGTGCATGTTGGCCTCATCCCTGATCTCCGGGACACAGGTTAATTGTTTCAGGCAACGGTCACAACGTGGATCTCCTTGTCACACGAGGCGGAAGAGTCCTTCTTGCACCTGCAGTGGAATTTAGGAGTGCAGCAAAGCACCAAAGACATGAGCAACCCCAAAGTAAGCAGGAGACAAATTACCCATTTCACCTTCCCCGAGTACATAAAGGGGAGGATGAGTATGGCGAGGATCaccccaagcagcagcagcagcacgagTCTCTGCACAGCCAGGCCGCTGTGTGTTgggctgttttcctctgtgtttaaAATGTCCTGGCTGCTCTGAGTCCAGCTGTTGCCGTCCAGCCCCATGGCATAGACGTACACCTCAGGGTTTGAATCAAGGCTCTCCAAGCGCTCCAGGATGTCTTCTTTGTTCTGGAGTGTGCGGATGAGCCCTCCTGACACGAAGGTGGGTTTTCTGCAAAGAGGGCAGGTGATTATCCAGGTGTTCTCCTCTTTCCTGAGGATCAGCTTGAGGCAGACGGCGCAGAAGGCGTGCTGGCAGTCCAGGAGCTTTGGGACTCTGTAGATGCTGTACTTGTTGAAGCAGATCATGCAGTCCGCATCCAGGGCGGCTGTGTCTGAGCACTGGTGGTTCAGTTCCAACGTGCTCATTTCGGGAGAGTTTGTGTTCGTTAGTACAGCAGGACTGTCGCTCTCTGTTCCTGAAGGTCTCTCCATTTCTTCAGTACACTCTTCAGTGAATCTCACTCTCTTCTCGTGCTTTGAGTTTTGTGTTACGGATCCTGCTCTGCTCATTTCTGCAGCACCTCCCGCCACGGGCACGGGACTGTCTGCCTCAGCCTGCAGTACTCCAGGAGCTGATGATCTGTTTTCCTTGTTTGGCTTGTCAGTGGATTTCTCCATGGAGATAAACCTCGGTGCAGCTTGTCTCCCCTTGGCTGAAGGATTTCCCGAGTCTCTGGCTCCTTTTATGTGTTGCTGTATTCCTGGTTGATTAGTGAGAGCCTTAAGCGAGTCCGTGTTCTTACAATACGATGTTTTTATGACATGGGGGCCAGAGTTAATGATTGACTTCCCAACCAAGACAGTTTACAACAACTGATAATATCAGTGGGCCGTTCCTGTCTGGATGCAGACTCCATGGCATTAGCAGACCACTCTGACAGCCAGACACTACCATTATTATTAAATTAGAACTCTTAGTTGAAAGCAATTTCATTGTTCTCTAAACAGCGCTTTGCTGGACAGTGACAGGCTTGGGGGAATTAACTGTTTCTAACATTGGTGTGCTGAATGCAGTGCTTTGATTAGAGCACAAGTATCACCAGTTTTCTGCTCTCTGGGTAGGAAGTTTGCTATTAGTTTAGAAATACTTGCTACCCTACAGCACCAAGTGAAGAATGAGATTGAAATGATTCATTTGACTGTTGAATGTCCAATTGTTATTAGCTCATTTATCCTAGGGTATCTCTTTTTTCATCCTAGGATAACTCTTTTATCCTGTTTGTTTTAGTCATCAGAAGGTTTCCAGTACAAACAGAAGCATGACTGAGACCCACACAGGGTATCTCAGAGTCCATGAGCAAGATCTGGAAACTTAAAGCAAGACCAGTGTCCTAAATGGTGGGACTGTCTTCTTTCCTGTGGTGTTCACCAAACAACCTCATGCACTTGGGAATGCCCTTGCTGAGTGGTTTTTGTGAGTACTCATCTCGTCTGAAAAAAATGCCTGAACAAAATCCCTCAGtttctaatttctttctgcctttttatttgaGGAGTAAAACACAGATGGCTTTTCAGCAAGAATCccatggaaggaaggaaggaaggaatgaaagaaggaaaggattACTAATCCAAAAAAGCCAGATGAGGTCAGTGTTACCAGCAGAAGACACACAGTACCACGCTGGTAGCCTC is drawn from Hirundo rustica isolate bHirRus1 chromosome 22, bHirRus1.pri.v3, whole genome shotgun sequence and contains these coding sequences:
- the RNF186 gene encoding E3 ubiquitin-protein ligase RNF186, with the translated sequence MEKSTDKPNKENRSSAPGVLQAEADSPVPVAGGAAEMSRAGSVTQNSKHEKRVRFTEECTEEMERPSGTESDSPAVLTNTNSPEMSTLELNHQCSDTAALDADCMICFNKYSIYRVPKLLDCQHAFCAVCLKLILRKEENTWIITCPLCRKPTFVSGGLIRTLQNKEDILERLESLDSNPEVYVYAMGLDGNSWTQSSQDILNTEENSPTHSGLAVQRLVLLLLLGVILAILILPFMYSGKVKWVICLLLTLGLLMSLVLCCTPKFHCRCKKDSSASCDKEIHVVTVA